The sequence below is a genomic window from Phoenix dactylifera cultivar Barhee BC4 chromosome 16, palm_55x_up_171113_PBpolish2nd_filt_p, whole genome shotgun sequence.
TGTTATGTTGCTTGTAGCAATAAGTGTATGAGCATACACCTAACTAGGATTGCTTTAACAATTTTTGTTGCTCTACTTCTACCTATGAATGCTTTTAACATGAAGGAGCTTTCCTAAATTCCGAAGGTTCACAGAATTGCTGAACAGATTTTGTTAATCTGACCTCTTTCCATGAAACGCTTGATGGGATAATGAACGAGATTTATGATATAAGTAATATCCTTCATGAATCAATGTACACCATACTGATGCATTTTGTTTTTGTTATAACGTTGTCTATACCattatttttggttttatttttcaaagtatCTTCTGGGAGAAACTGATGAATTCTTATAACCAATTATGGATGCCTTCATATGCCCCCCCACCGACACACCCCCTCCCctgcggaaaaaaaaaacaaaaaaaggggtAAAAAAAGGTTAGCCATCCTTTAATAGTATGGTTACTACTTAATACTCGCCATCATATTTATGCCTCTTATCCTTTTAAGGACCTTTCTTTATGTTCTGGTTGAaatcatttttatttatttatttatttgcctAATGATTTATGCAGATGTGCTCGTGTGCAGGCCTACCTGTATGCATTTGTCTTTGTCAACCTCAGTATGCTGTTTTCAGGTTTTTGCTTCTGCTTGAAGctgatcttttttttattgttcttgATTCTTGTGAAGGTAATGATATCAGCGAAGGAGGAGCCAGATGCACCCATTTCTCCTGCTATGGATGGTCTGCTAAGAGTCCATAAATGTATAATTGATTATACAGATGGCAGATCTGCTCAAGCTCTACCAGGTACTGGCAACATGGTACCAACACGGCTACTGGTAGCAGCTTCACAAGCTGGAAGCCTTATTGGAAAACAGGGAGCAACTATAAAATCCATACAAGAGGCGACTAAATCTGTTATCCGTATTCTTGGTATGAGTGCTCTAAACTTTATGTTTTTTGTGTATTGCATCACTGATTTTGGTGTTCATTTGTAtgataaattaaattttgtttttacATTCCATGCCATTCTGTTTCCATGACATCTTGCATTTTGTTGTAACTAAATTTGCCATCTTGTCTTGATTGTCGATGTGGCTTATATACTCTTGCATGAAATTGTTCATAAATGATATGATGCAACTACATTTGGCTtgcaaaacaaaaaacaatCACTGAATTGATTGATAATCTATTTCCTTCATAAGTTTTGTTCTTTGTATGCTGGGTATGGttttaagaagaaaataagAGGGAGGGGGGCATGGGTGATTAACCTAGTGAATTTTTCAGATTTTGAGCACAATATCTAAAAATGGATTCAACTTCCACAAACTTGCCTTAACATGTCTAGAGGATATCACAAGAAATTTTGACTCAACATTTTTTTGGTGGTTGAGGGTGAGCTCTGGCGCAACAATAAGGCTGCTTATTATGGATTCCAAACATAGAAATAGTCTCTCTGCATGTGGGGTAAGGCTGCATACACCTTACCCTCCCCAGACCCTATAGTGGCAGGAGTCAGGAGTCTCGTGCATTGGgccacattttttttatttttctggtaGTTAAAGCCTTCTTGTGCCATTGTGAATGTTCTGAATGCActgcaaaattaaaatttacttGATATTTGTTCTCTCACCCTTTTATTTCTTTGACATTTAAAATAATCCTCATTTGGCATTCTGCCTTTTGCTCAATTCTTATTACCTCATTATATTGGTCTAATCCAATTGTTGGTTCTTATGCTAAATTGTGAAAAGACCAACATCTTTAGGATTGCTCTTAGGCTGCTTTGTGAAAGCAGGGGGATCTGCAATTGCGATAACCATTTCATCCGCCTATATTATTCTGGGAAGCATGATGACTAAGTTCTTTTCTCATTCAGATTTTCCTGTGTTCTTCCTGTATTACGTATCCTGAAGTTCTTGACGTGTTTTCTGTGTACTTGTTGAGCTCTAAAGCCTTTGAAAGCAGAAGTTGCCGGCCTCAGGAGTCAGGACATACCTCTTTGTAGATATTGTTTTTCGTTCCATGCTGACACTTGTTAAATTTGTATTTGGAGAAAGATGCTCCTATCCTTGTGCTCGAAGAAAGATATATCTTCTCAAGCATGGAACAACAGCTATTCTCAAGGACTAATAAATAACATTGCAACCTATTAAAGTCATGATGTATGAAAAGACACCCAATCAGCTCTCCGATTAATGACACATAAGAAGCATTTTCTGACGATATTGTCTCATTTCTGCCAGCATTTTAGTAACCAGTATATTCTCATCTaccttgtcatattataaaccCTATCCTGGTCATCTTCATGTAGGATTTGCCCAACTTTGGTTTGTTGCTGCATAAGTGACCTCCGAGTCACGAAGATACAAGGAACGCAAGCACTTGTCTTTCCATAGGGGAAAAATACACAAAACACAAGCCTGAATTCTCTTCAGTTTATGGTATTTCTAATGTAGAATTGGGAGGTTTTACTGTGATGAtgttgattcttttttttttaacttacaGCCAAAAGGAAAGTAGTCTTAGTATTGCTGATTCTTGATTGTAAATTTGACTATATTCTTTTCAGTAATCATGATATTTGGGACAGATATTCTTGATGTGGTATTCAGCCCTCACATTCTTGGAATTTCTGCAGAAAATGTACCTCCTGTTGCTTTGCAAGATGACAGAGTTGTGGAGATACAAGGAGAGCACATGGGAGTTCATAAAGCTGTCGAACTTATTGCAACTCATTTACGGAAGTTTTTAGTTGATCGAAGTGTCCTCCCCTTATTTGAAATGCAAGTAAGCTTTTATTTTGGAGCATGGTATGGGAAGAAATGGATTAGGCAGACTATAGTTTGTCTCGGTGAAGAATTTTTCCTGCATGTATGCTAACCTATCAAAGTTTGTTTCATTAACTCTTCGCAGATGTCAATGCCAAATATGCATATGGAACAGAACAAACCACCTCCTCAACCCTGGGTCCACCCTCAAAGCCTTCCTCAAAATCCTGGTGGTCCAGGTTATGGGAGCAATCCTCAGTTCATGCCTCCACACCTGCCTGACAATTTTTATCCTCCACCAGGCCTTCCTCCCTTTGAAAGACAACCTCATCATGGTATTTCTGCGTATGGACAAGATGGACCACTCCTCCGTTCAACTCCAAATCAACAGCCGACAATCTCCCAGGTAGGTTCTGTAAGTAGTTTCTGGTGATATTTAAGACGATGCCAACTAACTCTCCTCCAAGATGGATTTGCTAAACAAACTTTGTTGCTCTCGGTCTCTTGACAGGTCACAGATTCAATGCACATCCCACTTTCCTATGCTGATGCTGTAATTGGGACAGGTGGTGCAAGTATCAGCTATATCCGTCGTGCCAGTGGGGCAAGCGTAACAATACAGGAATCATGGGAATTCCCTGGACAGATGACCGTGGAGATTATTGGGAGTACTACACAAGTTCAAACTGCTCGGCAATTGATCCAGGTATAGTTCTTCCTCTTACAATCTCATGCATACGAGCTTCATTTTACAGAGTTTCAGATATATTTAAACAAATTTGCTCTTAACCATTGTACCACTGATAAGCAGATTATTGTGttcatcttttttttgttcattgTTTTCTATATATATTGGCAAAAGTAAATATGATTTAGAGTTGATATATGCATAAGGAGACCGATGCCTCATTTTGATGTGTATGCCACGTACATGGATATATCATGCACAAATGTGCAACATGGAGAAAGATGTATTTTTATGTGGCTCAGACTACTGCATATTCCATCCGGTGGAACAACTTAACAAGGATGGGGAAAACATGTATAATGGTAGCAGCAGAATATGTTAAACAAGATGGGAGAAACAAAAAGTTGATTTGGCACAAAATGCCTCATTTGGTCATCAAGGGCAACTAACAGTAGAATTCGGTAACTTTGCTGGAGTCATGAAATTTTGCTAGGAGATACTTTCATCATCTGTTTAATCTGTATCTACAAATCATAGCTGTCTTTAGTCTGTCAAGC
It includes:
- the LOC103724169 gene encoding flowering locus K homology domain-like, yielding MDAHEENLAEQDMAGATGNSDNENQGQVDNLGAEVSEKRWPGWPGENVFRILVPAHKVGGIIGRKGESIKRMCEESRARIKILDGPPGSPERAVMISAKEEPDAPISPAMDGLLRVHKCIIDYTDGRSAQALPGTGNMVPTRLLVAASQAGSLIGKQGATIKSIQEATKSVIRILENVPPVALQDDRVVEIQGEHMGVHKAVELIATHLRKFLVDRSVLPLFEMQMSMPNMHMEQNKPPPQPWVHPQSLPQNPGGPGYGSNPQFMPPHLPDNFYPPPGLPPFERQPHHGISAYGQDGPLLRSTPNQQPTISQVTDSMHIPLSYADAVIGTGGASISYIRRASGASVTIQESWEFPGQMTVEIIGSTTQVQTARQLIQNFMAEAAAPASAPAQSAAAPVNQGYSSYPSHGPMYGSPPVHSAPASYNAGGYDSTYGANYRY